The Streptococcus suis DNA window CATACTAGAATGAAAATGATTGCTAGTGTAATCATACTTTTTCCTCAAGTTCATCCAAATCAACCAAGGTCACATTTTCTTTTGAAACTTTATCTTTGGCTTTCAGGCTTGCCAACTCAGCCTCGGTCTTTTCAAAAGCTATTTCGCGTGTCAACTGTACAGATAGTGCGTTAATTGCCAATAAAAGGGCTAGAGTTTCAGAATCCGCAGTAGGCATTTTTTCTTTTAATGCTTGATATTTTTCTTGAACAACTCGTTCAATTTCTTCCATAAAAAGATTATCATGCTCTGTCGTTAAAGTCAGTTGCTTTTCGCCAAAAGTAAATTTATATCGATTTAAATTTGCCATATTTCCCCTCATCTTCCATCTATTATAACGTAAAAACCTATTTTTGGCTAATTCTTACTATAGTGAATGCTTTCTACGAGCAAAATCCACAAAGCGGAATTTATCAATTTTATGCTTGCTTTCAGTATATTGAAATTGTTGTGTATCACTTAGAAAAACTCTTGATTTTATCAATACCAAGTAATCATCTTGAGTCTTCATCAATTCACGTTCTTCCCAACTGGTTGGTTCAACCGTAATTTCTTTTTGAGCATAGGATATATCCAATTTTAGTTCTTTTTCTAAATATTGATAGATTGAACCTTTTGCGATTTCTTTATCCATCTTCGGAACAATATCTGAAGAGAGGTAATCCGTATCAACTACTGAAATCTTTCCATCTATGGACCTTGTACGTACAATTTTCCATACTTTA harbors:
- the treR gene encoding trehalose operon repressor, producing the protein MKKYQEIYNDLKEKIRTNVYPAETSLPTEQQLQEMYQVSRDTVRKALAILTERGMIQKVQGRGSLVLKQELLNFPISGLTSYQELTDALQLQSDTAVVDLELITVNSNLSQLTGFEPFSKVWKIVRTRSIDGKISVVDTDYLSSDIVPKMDKEIAKGSIYQYLEKELKLDISYAQKEITVEPTSWEERELMKTQDDYLVLIKSRVFLSDTQQFQYTESKHKIDKFRFVDFARRKHSL